A region of the Methylomagnum ishizawai genome:
GGACTTCAGCAGGCTGGAGGTCTGTTGGCGGGTGGATTCGGCGGCCTGGATTTCCTGGTCGAAGCTGGCCGATTTGCCGGTCTTGGAAAACGGCTCCCGGATTTCGTCCAGCACCATATGGACCACATGGGTGCGGTGCATGTCGATATAGACATACTCGCAATACTGCATGACCACCTGGATATCGGCGGGACTGGCCAGTTCGAAACCCTCGAACAAGAACGGGGTTTCGCTCCAGGGCCGGTCCAGTTCGCAAACATACATGCCGAGACGCAAGTCCTTGGCACGGATTTTGACTCTTTCGGTATTGCTCATCGTTCCATCCGAAGGGCCGGACGGTATCCGGGCCTGGACTTGTTTGGCTTTGGCAGGATTCGCAATCCTGCAGATTGGGTGGGCCATCCTGGGGCGGGACCCGGAAATGCATCATTTAATATACATACCCCGGAATTCCACCGCCCGGCATTTTCAATGCCAAGGCAGGATAGCCTCTCGCCGTATAGTAACCTACCCTGGCTCCGGCAGGAACGTGGATGTCAATGCCTCAAAAGAATACACTTGATACTTTTTTATTCCAGGATTCCGGTCCGATCCCGATCCTCCACGGTGGCATCCTACTCCCCACCCTTTCTACGGCTGTTATAGCGATGCTCCAAGAACTTCAGATAGGTGGCGTAGGATTCGCTCACCATGATGCGGGTGTTCAATTCGGCGTCGCGGAATTTCCGCAGTTCCAACTGATGCCGCACCGAGCGCCGCCATAGACATTGGACACCGAAATAACCCAGCACCCCGCCGAGGTTCATCAGGATGAAGCAACCCAGCAAGAACGGGGCCCCCAATTCCAAGACCTTCTCGATGCTGAACAACTCGGAGAATTGATCGAAGCCGAAGGAATCCATCCCCATGGCCAGCGTCCCCACCTTATAGGCCAAATAATACATGGGCAACCAAGTCAGGGGATTGGTGATCCAGACCAGGGCCACGGCGATGGGCAGGTTGGCATTGAAATAGATGGCCAGCACGGCGGCGATGACCTGCTGCCAGGGCAAGGGCGGGGTATACATCGCCCAAAAACCGATGGCGAAGGCGCGGGCCACGGAATGGCGGTTCAAATGCCAGAGGTTGGGCGAATGCAGCTTATCCCCCAGGAATTCCAAGGCCTTGATTTCTTTTATTTTTTTAGGGTCCGGCAAATAGCGTTTCAAAAGCTTCTTGGGCATCGGGGGCCGCCTGTGTGTAGGTTGTGTGAAAAGTCCTAAGGGTGGGCCATTTTACGGATTAGAAATTGAAAGTTGAACGATCTTTTACCTTGCCCGCGCCCACCACGGTCCGGCTCGCCACGGGGTTCGCGCTGGGCGTGGCGGTGGTGCAATGCCTACCGGAACTACCCGCCGCCTGGGCGCTGGCGGCTCCCGCCGCGCTGTTGGCGGCGAGCCTATGGCGGGGTTGGCCTTTAAAGGGAGCGCTGGCCCTGGGCCTGATCTGGGCCTATGGCTATGGCGCGGCCCGCCTCGCGGAACACCTCCCTCCGGCCACGGCACGCCAGGCCGCCATCATCGAAGGCGTGATCCTGGATATCCCCAGCCCGCAGGAACGCGGTGTGCGCTTCGATTTCGCCGTGGAACGCCGCCTCGACCCCGGCACCCCCGACGGCTGGCCCCGCCGCCTGCGGCTGAGTTGGTACGACGCCCCCGCCACCGCGCCCCAGGCCGGGGAACGCTGGCGCTTCCGGGTCAAGCTGCGCCCGCCGCGTGGCCTCGCCAATCCCGGCGGTTTCGATTACGAGCGCTGGCTATTCGAACAAGGCATCCGCGCCGTCGGCTATGTCCGCAAATCCGCCGACAACCGGCGGTTGGACGATGGCGGCGG
Encoded here:
- a CDS encoding DUF2062 domain-containing protein, which translates into the protein MPKKLLKRYLPDPKKIKEIKALEFLGDKLHSPNLWHLNRHSVARAFAIGFWAMYTPPLPWQQVIAAVLAIYFNANLPIAVALVWITNPLTWLPMYYLAYKVGTLAMGMDSFGFDQFSELFSIEKVLELGAPFLLGCFILMNLGGVLGYFGVQCLWRRSVRHQLELRKFRDAELNTRIMVSESYATYLKFLEHRYNSRRKGGE